The proteins below are encoded in one region of bacterium:
- a CDS encoding UvrD-helicase domain-containing protein, which translates to MTKDANHPLLQDLNDGQREGVLTTDGPVLMLAGAGSGKTKTLTHRIAYLVDVKKVHPSAILAVTFTNKAATEMRVRINGLLGRDAEDRMFLPFLGTFHSIAVRILRREAMHLGYPTSFAIYDEADTQAVVKLVCKDLGIEEKVFSPQSMRNLISSAKNELLLPGQYAKLAQGRAQETAAMIYPEYQKRLKASGAVDFDDIIMLVVRLFEENPEVLKRYQEQFQYILVDEYQDTNHAQYQLVQLLAEGRRNICVVGDDWQSIYSWRGANYENILNFESDYPDAKVIKLEQNYRSTQHILDAAHSVITKNTIRTDKQLFTEKGDGEKIVIQQVSDELAEGQFVIQTIDRLVSDQGYKYSDCAVLYRTNAQSRSLEESFLRYNTPYQIVGGVRFYERKEIKDTLAYLRFVANPQDSVSWRRIVNVPARGLGDRSLAVMSDYAMAHGLDLLEACRRTDDVAGLTPKAKVAFADFAVLIADFRESAERLPVAELAELIVKKSGYLDAIEKENKGALTGADRLENVQEFLGVAKGFGTTALEEFLSDISLVTDLDTWENTNDAVTLMTLHAAKGLEFKAVFMIGMEEGIFPHSRTMFEPTELEEERRLCYVGMTRARERLYLVHATMRLLYGSTQHNPISRFVMEIPAEYSEAGLINTSVRLGAGVFGNQSWRQSGMAPVVPAGQRLDDPFPDDIPSTPELNKGDKVEHSTFGIGTVLDIEEDDVQILFEKAGIKRLNIGFAPLRKLT; encoded by the coding sequence ATGACCAAAGACGCCAACCATCCATTACTTCAAGATCTTAATGACGGGCAGCGTGAGGGTGTCTTGACTACCGACGGGCCAGTTTTGATGCTGGCGGGAGCTGGTTCTGGTAAAACCAAGACACTGACGCATCGTATTGCCTACCTCGTGGACGTCAAGAAAGTGCATCCGAGCGCAATCTTGGCGGTGACTTTTACGAACAAAGCTGCTACTGAGATGCGAGTGCGTATCAACGGACTGTTGGGGCGAGACGCCGAAGATCGGATGTTTTTGCCGTTTCTTGGGACATTTCACTCGATCGCAGTCCGAATCTTGCGGCGCGAGGCGATGCATCTAGGCTACCCGACGAGCTTTGCGATCTACGATGAAGCCGATACTCAGGCGGTGGTGAAGCTGGTTTGTAAAGATCTCGGGATCGAGGAAAAAGTCTTTTCACCGCAATCAATGCGCAATTTAATTTCGAGCGCCAAGAATGAACTCTTGTTGCCTGGCCAATATGCCAAGCTGGCGCAAGGACGAGCTCAAGAAACTGCAGCTATGATTTATCCTGAATACCAGAAGCGACTCAAAGCCAGCGGCGCGGTGGACTTCGATGATATCATCATGCTCGTAGTGCGACTCTTCGAGGAAAATCCTGAAGTCTTGAAGCGCTACCAAGAGCAGTTTCAGTACATTCTCGTCGATGAGTATCAGGACACGAATCACGCCCAGTATCAGCTCGTGCAACTCTTGGCTGAAGGGCGACGAAATATCTGCGTAGTGGGGGATGACTGGCAGTCGATCTACTCATGGCGCGGAGCAAATTATGAGAATATCCTCAACTTCGAGTCCGATTATCCGGATGCCAAAGTCATCAAGCTTGAGCAAAACTATCGTAGTACCCAGCATATCCTCGACGCCGCTCACTCAGTGATTACAAAGAATACCATTCGGACGGATAAACAGCTCTTCACCGAGAAGGGGGATGGCGAGAAGATCGTGATCCAGCAGGTGAGTGATGAGCTTGCTGAGGGTCAATTCGTGATTCAGACCATTGATCGGCTGGTGAGTGACCAGGGATATAAATATTCAGATTGTGCCGTGCTGTATCGGACGAATGCCCAATCTCGTTCGCTCGAAGAGTCGTTTCTTCGCTACAATACGCCGTATCAAATCGTCGGTGGCGTACGTTTCTATGAGCGTAAAGAGATCAAGGATACGCTAGCCTATTTGCGCTTCGTCGCAAATCCGCAGGACAGCGTGAGCTGGCGACGAATCGTCAATGTGCCAGCGCGCGGACTCGGTGATAGGAGTTTGGCTGTCATGAGCGATTATGCGATGGCGCATGGACTCGATTTGCTCGAAGCTTGCAGGCGGACAGACGATGTTGCGGGCCTCACTCCCAAGGCGAAAGTGGCTTTTGCGGACTTTGCAGTCCTCATTGCAGACTTTCGCGAGTCGGCCGAGCGCCTACCAGTTGCCGAGCTGGCGGAGCTAATTGTGAAAAAATCAGGGTATCTCGACGCGATCGAGAAAGAAAACAAAGGCGCACTAACCGGTGCCGATCGGCTCGAAAACGTGCAGGAATTTTTGGGTGTAGCAAAAGGTTTCGGTACGACTGCTCTTGAGGAGTTTCTCTCAGATATTTCCTTAGTCACAGATCTCGATACGTGGGAGAACACCAATGATGCAGTGACACTGATGACCTTGCATGCAGCGAAAGGCTTGGAGTTTAAGGCAGTCTTCATGATCGGTATGGAGGAGGGAATTTTTCCGCATTCGCGCACTATGTTTGAGCCGACGGAGCTCGAGGAAGAACGCCGACTGTGTTATGTGGGTATGACACGAGCGCGTGAGCGACTCTATCTCGTGCATGCGACGATGCGCCTGCTCTATGGGTCGACACAGCACAATCCAATCTCACGCTTTGTGATGGAGATTCCCGCCGAGTATTCGGAAGCCGGGCTTATCAATACGTCGGTTCGCCTCGGTGCAGGAGTATTCGGCAATCAGTCCTGGCGTCAATCTGGCATGGCGCCGGTAGTCCCGGCCGGGCAGCGACTTGACGATCCGTTTCCGGACGATATTCCATCGACTCCAGAATTGAATAAGGGCGACAAGGTTGAGCACTCGACCTTCGGGATCGGAACTGTATTGGATATTGAAGAAGATGATGTGCAGATACTGTTTGAAAAAGCCGGCATCAAGCGGCTCAATATCGGCTTTGCACCTTTGCGTAAGCTCACATAA
- a CDS encoding class E sortase produces the protein MLLLTTAPANPLLDIITNTSIDLDKSDDQSDNRDRIQIERIGLEVPLYEGGEDSLDKGVWHRWPERGNPEKGGNFILSAHRFKIGVTPVQTIINSPFYNVDKLRIGDTIRVFWDDEWYTYKISKTYTVLPNAIGIEAPSEEAKLTLYTCSLGGSADGRVVIEANLSDKI, from the coding sequence ATGCTGCTCTTGACGACCGCTCCAGCGAACCCGTTGCTCGATATAATAACGAATACGTCTATCGATCTGGATAAATCAGATGACCAGTCTGATAATCGAGATAGAATACAAATCGAAAGAATCGGCTTGGAAGTGCCGTTGTATGAGGGGGGAGAAGACTCGCTTGATAAAGGAGTATGGCATCGGTGGCCAGAACGTGGCAACCCCGAAAAGGGCGGCAACTTTATTCTCTCTGCGCATCGATTCAAGATCGGAGTGACGCCAGTTCAGACAATAATCAACTCCCCGTTTTATAACGTTGATAAACTACGAATTGGCGATACAATACGCGTCTTTTGGGATGACGAATGGTATACATATAAGATTAGCAAGACCTATACCGTGCTGCCGAATGCCATTGGGATTGAAGCACCGTCTGAGGAGGCAAAATTGACCCTGTATACTTGCTCACTTGGCGGGTCTGCAGATGGGCGAGTAGTGATAGAGGCAAACCTATCAGATAAAATATGA
- the typA gene encoding translational GTPase TypA, which produces MKHDAPHIRNIAIVAHVDHGKTTLVDGLLKQSRVFRDNQAEMSQTTILDSGDLERERGITITAKATAVEYTKAGEDYKINIIDTPGHADFSGEVERTLSMADGIILVVDAQEGPMPQTKFVLTRALKLGLKPVVVINKVDKDGSRVQEVEDEVGHLFLDLAISDDQLEYRTYYAIGREGKAWDAIPANPASAEGDFTPIFEAIIDHIPAPRVEADRPFQMLVTSLAWDSYQGKYAIGRIRRGHINVGDAITRITTQGKELKAKVDKIFVSEGLGKAEITEADAGEIVHITGVTDAQIGETLADADSPEALPVMEIEAPTLQITIGPNSSPFAGQEGKYTTSRQIAARLEKELETNVSLRVEAKDTTFLVSGRGELHLSVLIETLRREGFELEVGRPTVVYKEEDDQKLEPVEELMIEVSDEFTGAITGELGQRRATLISMEPTSKGVTELVFNLPTRALLGLRNILLTATKGTVIMNSLLIGYEPVGAPLQKLRNGVLISAETGTAITYSLKTVEERGTAFIGPGTKVYEGMVIGLNRRSDDMEINVCKEKKLTNVRASSTDMTTQLTPFTELSLEEALDFIENDELLEVTPESIRIRKRGLKAHERKKLAKQ; this is translated from the coding sequence ATGAAACACGACGCCCCTCACATTCGCAACATCGCCATCGTCGCTCACGTCGACCACGGCAAAACAACCCTCGTCGACGGACTCTTGAAGCAATCACGCGTTTTTCGTGATAACCAAGCCGAAATGAGCCAGACGACCATCCTTGACTCGGGCGATCTCGAGCGCGAACGAGGCATCACGATTACCGCCAAGGCAACCGCTGTCGAGTACACCAAAGCTGGCGAAGATTATAAAATCAACATCATCGACACGCCAGGTCACGCTGACTTCTCTGGCGAAGTCGAACGTACACTCTCGATGGCTGACGGCATCATTCTTGTCGTCGATGCTCAAGAAGGCCCTATGCCACAGACTAAGTTTGTATTGACGCGCGCACTCAAACTCGGTCTCAAGCCAGTAGTTGTAATTAATAAGGTCGACAAAGATGGCTCACGCGTACAAGAAGTCGAAGACGAAGTCGGTCATCTTTTCCTAGACCTTGCGATTAGCGACGATCAGCTCGAATACCGGACATATTACGCCATTGGCCGTGAAGGGAAGGCTTGGGATGCGATTCCGGCAAACCCTGCCAGCGCCGAAGGTGACTTCACGCCGATCTTTGAAGCTATCATCGATCATATACCAGCCCCACGGGTCGAGGCAGACAGGCCATTTCAAATGCTCGTTACCTCACTCGCTTGGGATTCATACCAAGGTAAGTACGCTATCGGCCGCATCCGGCGTGGCCACATAAACGTTGGTGATGCCATCACGCGCATCACGACCCAAGGCAAAGAGCTCAAGGCAAAAGTTGATAAAATTTTCGTTTCCGAAGGTCTCGGCAAGGCTGAAATCACAGAAGCCGACGCCGGCGAAATCGTTCATATCACCGGAGTAACTGACGCACAGATCGGTGAGACCCTGGCTGACGCCGACTCTCCTGAAGCCCTACCTGTGATGGAGATCGAGGCTCCTACCCTACAAATCACAATCGGCCCAAATTCTTCCCCATTCGCCGGACAAGAGGGTAAGTACACTACGTCTCGTCAAATCGCTGCCCGGCTCGAGAAAGAACTCGAGACTAATGTCAGCCTGCGCGTAGAAGCAAAAGACACCACCTTCCTCGTCTCCGGTCGTGGTGAGCTCCACCTTTCAGTCCTCATCGAAACGTTGCGTCGTGAAGGTTTCGAACTCGAAGTCGGCCGCCCGACCGTCGTCTACAAAGAAGAAGACGACCAGAAGCTAGAACCAGTCGAAGAGCTCATGATCGAGGTCTCCGATGAGTTTACCGGCGCGATTACCGGCGAGCTCGGTCAGCGCCGCGCCACACTCATAAGTATGGAGCCAACTAGCAAAGGCGTCACCGAGTTAGTCTTTAACCTCCCAACCCGCGCCCTACTGGGCTTACGTAACATTTTGCTCACCGCCACCAAGGGCACCGTCATTATGAATAGCCTCTTGATCGGCTACGAACCAGTAGGCGCACCACTTCAAAAGCTCCGTAATGGCGTCCTTATTTCTGCCGAAACCGGCACTGCGATCACCTACTCACTCAAGACTGTTGAGGAGCGTGGTACTGCGTTTATTGGACCAGGCACCAAAGTCTACGAGGGCATGGTCATCGGCCTGAATCGTCGCAGTGACGACATGGAGATCAATGTTTGTAAGGAAAAGAAGCTGACAAATGTCCGCGCTTCCAGTACCGACATGACCACCCAGCTCACCCCATTCACTGAGCTTTCGCTTGAAGAAGCGCTAGACTTTATCGAAAATGACGAGCTGCTAGAAGTTACGCCAGAATCAATCCGCATTCGCAAGCGTGGCCTCAAGGCACACGAACGCAAAAAGCTCGCGAAGCAATAA
- a CDS encoding DUF348 domain-containing protein: MNEVIIRNSERVRSVWRTINRLIGRRKHAFREGELEGQALTAGHSFTVSQISPHQHVYDRVKHTLTHLLKRTPHILDEAGVERGMAGIAATITIIALAFALTSQTRHSFRVFADEKRVVQLYVDGKRRAVVSSAATVKDILQENGVDLKAGDIVEPGAETVVDQPNYNINVYRALPAVVEDGGRMIQIVTGYRSARKIAAAAGVTLYPEDKAELSQVQDFKDSRSLGYKVTIDRALPVQLIVNGQVVNVRTNSKTVSDLLADKGIEYEPGDLQGIDPQAPIVRGMRIVLAKISQETLTTIEDVSPTTQVIYDANKDAGQVSVQREGVAGRKQVTYLIEKNNGVETKRTVLDSIVITAAIDRVEVRGSRPRSGMPTAEQWAQLRFCEAGGRYNTDTGNGYYGAYQMNLDFWKAYGGNPAIKPSQASPEEQDAVALRGYMKRGAQPWPVCGRFIR, from the coding sequence ATGAACGAGGTGATTATTCGTAATTCCGAACGCGTCCGATCCGTCTGGCGTACGATCAATAGGTTGATTGGGCGACGGAAACACGCATTCAGGGAGGGGGAACTGGAAGGCCAGGCGTTGACTGCTGGTCATAGTTTTACTGTATCGCAAATTTCTCCACATCAGCACGTGTATGATCGGGTGAAACACACCTTGACTCATCTCCTGAAACGGACTCCACATATACTCGATGAAGCTGGTGTGGAGCGTGGGATGGCTGGTATTGCAGCGACGATTACGATTATTGCCCTGGCGTTTGCGTTGACATCTCAGACACGCCACAGCTTTCGTGTATTTGCAGATGAAAAGCGCGTCGTGCAGCTCTATGTCGATGGCAAACGACGTGCTGTGGTGTCGAGTGCTGCGACAGTCAAAGATATTCTGCAGGAAAATGGCGTAGATCTCAAGGCTGGTGATATCGTCGAGCCAGGTGCCGAGACGGTGGTTGATCAACCGAACTACAACATCAATGTCTATCGTGCATTGCCGGCAGTGGTCGAAGATGGCGGGCGTATGATCCAGATCGTGACTGGCTATCGCTCAGCACGCAAGATTGCTGCAGCGGCAGGCGTTACATTATACCCGGAGGATAAGGCTGAGCTTTCACAGGTGCAGGACTTTAAGGACTCACGCTCACTGGGTTACAAAGTGACAATCGATCGCGCATTGCCGGTACAGTTGATCGTCAATGGGCAGGTGGTAAATGTTCGAACGAATAGCAAGACAGTTAGCGACTTACTGGCCGACAAGGGGATTGAATATGAGCCAGGTGACTTGCAGGGAATAGACCCGCAAGCTCCGATCGTGCGCGGTATGCGTATTGTACTTGCAAAAATCAGCCAAGAGACCCTGACCACTATCGAAGATGTTAGCCCGACAACACAGGTGATCTATGATGCAAATAAGGATGCCGGACAGGTCAGTGTGCAGCGTGAAGGTGTAGCTGGGCGCAAGCAGGTCACGTATTTGATCGAAAAGAATAATGGCGTGGAGACCAAGCGCACGGTTCTAGACTCGATCGTCATTACGGCTGCAATTGACCGCGTTGAAGTTCGTGGGTCGCGTCCTCGTTCTGGGATGCCGACTGCTGAACAATGGGCTCAGTTGCGCTTTTGTGAGGCTGGTGGGCGATATAATACTGACACCGGAAATGGATACTATGGGGCCTATCAAATGAATCTTGATTTTTGGAAAGCATATGGGGGGAACCCTGCGATCAAGCCAAGCCAGGCAAGCCCGGAAGAACAAGATGCAGTTGCGTTACGGGGCTACATGAAGCGCGGCGCACAGCCATGGCCGGTATGCGGTAGGTTTATTCGCTAA